One region of Malania oleifera isolate guangnan ecotype guangnan chromosome 6, ASM2987363v1, whole genome shotgun sequence genomic DNA includes:
- the LOC131158756 gene encoding calcium uptake protein, mitochondrial-like produces MYSCTFLRKSSPSLHRIIVVQRLNSPPLFHQSQPLSSSSSKASSSSSSSSSSGSFDAYVDGSIDKFDSFLRWVSSGMVLIAGSSLAYCHWSSSSSSSSASASDRSTFFSLADSQKETNDSGSEDSNPEKEPRYLFGDAYRRRIFFNYEKRIRMQSPPEKVFEYFASIRNPEGEVFMTPADLMRAVVPVFPPSKSNRVREGNLRGERVPGDLHCAPSKFFMLFDTDNDGFISFAEYIFFVTLLSIPESSFSVAFKMFDLDNNGSIDREEFKKVMDLMRTQNRQGAQHRDGLRVGLKVADSVENGGLVEYFFGKDGNTCLKHGKFVKFLKDLHNEILQLEFAHYDYKLCGTISAKDFALSLVASADISHIHKFLDRVDELDNEPRLKGIRITFEEFKDFAELRKQLQPLSLAIFSYGKVNGLLTKTDFQRAASQVCGISLTEKVVDIIFHVFDSNRDGNLSSDEFVKVLQRRERDVSQPREAGFMGLISCWLNCATNCSSSKLLL; encoded by the exons ATGTACTCCTGCACGTTTCTCCGGAAATCCTCACCTTCCTTACACCGAATCATTGTAGTTCAAAGGCTGAACTCTCCCCCACTCTTCCACCAATCACAACCCTTATCTTCATCATCATCcaaagcttcttcttcttcttcttcttcttcttcttcgggATCGTTTGATGCGTACGTTGATGGCAGCATAGATAAGTTCGATTCTTTTCTGAGATGGGTGTCATCTGGGATGGTCCTGATTGCTGGGTCTAGCTTGGCTTATTGTCATtggtcatcatcatcatcctcttcTTCTGCTTCTGCTTCTGATAGGAGTACTTTCTTTTCTTTAGCAGACAGCCAGAAAGAAACAAACGATTCTGGGTCTGAGGATTCGAATCCCGAGAAGGAACCTAGGTATCTCTTTGGAG ATGCATACAGGAGAAGGATTTTCTTTAACTATGAAAAACGCATCAGGATGCAAAGTCCCCCAGAAAAG GTGTTTGAATACTTTGCATCTATTCGAAACCCAGAAGGAGAGGTCTTTATGACACCGGCAGACTTGATGCGAGCCGTGGTTCCGGTATTTCCTCCCTCCAAATCAAATCGAGTCAGAGAGGGAAATCTGAGAGGGGAGCGCGTTCCAGGAGATTTACATTGTGCtccttcaaaattttttatgcttTTTGATACTGACAATGATGGATTCATATCATTTGCAGA GTACATCTTTTTTGTTACACTCCTCAGCATCCCTGAATCAAGCTTTTCTGTAGCTTTTAAAATGTTCGACCTTGACAATAACGG GTCAATAGATAGGGAAGAATTCAAGAAAGTAATGGATTTGATGCGAACACAGAACAGACAAGGGGCTCAGCATAGGGATGGACTCCGAGTTGGGCTCAAGGTTGCAGATTCTGTAGAGAATGGGGGCCTGGTGGAGTACTTTTTTGGCAAAGATGGCAACACATGCCTTAAGCATGGGAAATTTGTTAAATTCTTAAAAGACTTGCATAATgaa ATCTTGCAATTGGAGTTTGCTCATTATGACTACAAACTGTGTGGAACAATATCAGCCAAAGATTTTGCCTTGTCCTTAGTTGCATCAGCAGATATCAGCCACATACACAAGTTTCTTGATCGGGTTGATGAACTTGACAATGAACCACGTCTCAAGGGAATCCGCATCACCTTTGAAGAATTCAAAGATTTTGCAGAGCTACGCAAGCAACTGCAGCCTTTGTCCTTGGCCATTTTCAGTTATGGGAAAGTGAATGGACTGTTGACAAAGACAGATTTCCAGAGAGCTGCATCCCAG GTATGTGGCATCTCTCTTACAGAGAAAGTGGTCGACATAATATTCCACGTGTTTGATTCAAATCGTGATGGAAACTTAAGCTCAGATGAGTTTGTAAAAGTGTTGCAAAGGAGGGAAAGGGATGTGTCTCAGCCTAGGGAGGCTGGCTTCATGGGATTGATATCTTGCTGGTTGAACTGTGCAACTAACTGCTCCTCTTCAAAGCTCCTCCTTTAA